The Streptomyces halobius genomic interval GTGCGACGTCCGAGGCTGCTCTCCCCCTGCGCCAGGCGGATGAGCACGCGTAGGAGCTGCCGGTCGGTGTAGACGACCGGACCGGGCTTCATGGGCGCGGGGACGTGCGCAGCATGCATAGTCATGGCCGGTGCTCTCCTTCTGGAAGCGGGCGCGCGTCAGAGCGTGTGCGCCTGCACGAGCTGCTGGTCGCGGGTGATGGACGCGAACACCGCATTGAAGGTCCGAGGGAACTGGCCGTAGCAGGTCGAGTCGTCCATCTCGACGGAGAGGTACGGCCGTCCCTTGAGCCAGGCCGCGGCCTGCTTGTCGACGTAGGCCGGGCTCTCACCCTCGAAGACGATCGGGTGCCAGGTCTTCTGGTCACTGCTCACGAGCAGTGTGAGCGTCAGCAGATCGACGTCGGTGGTGGCCCGAGCAGAAGCAAGAGCAGTCATGGCGAGCAGTCCTTCGTAGGAGGAGACGAGAAGCCCACGAACAGCCGCCCGAGAAGGGGCCACCCGCAGCCGACACGCGCACGACGTGTCACAGAGCCCTCCGGATCAACTCCGTTGATCCCCAAGCGCCAAACAGACCCGCAGGCACCCTGCGCACCCGAGCCCCGCCCAGCGCGCCCTCTGCACCCCCTTACATCGTGGCATTCCGACTCATCACAGACTGCCATTCGATAAGCATTTGGATAAGATATCCTCGAAGGCCAGTCGATTCAATCTGACTGGTCAGCGACAGGAGAGGCGAGGTGAGAAGCGATGAAGACCTGGAGGACGAGGAAGGCTGCGCCCGCGGCCGCAGCACTCGCTGCGGCCGCGGGCGTTCTGCTCGCCGGATGCTCCAGCGGCGACGGCAGCACAACCCAGGCGCCGTCTGCGCCGAGTCCGACCATGAGCACCGTCAAGGTCACCGATATGGCCCTCGGCGAGGCGCTGGACAAGCTCGTCCTCCAGGGCACTGAGAGTTCCAGCAAGGACGGCGGGGCCTGCCTAGCCAGCGCAGTGCGGAGGGCGGGAATGCCGGAGGAGGCGCTGGCCTACATCATCAAGGCCGACAGCGACGACATGGGTGCAGCCATCGACGGACTGAACAAGGTGAGCGAGGACGACGCTGCGCTCCTGGCCTCGCGGTCGCTGCGCGAGGACTTCGACGCGTGCATCGACAAGGCTGTACTTCCGAACGGCAGCAGCCCCAAGACTCAGAGTTACGTGCCGCCGAAGGCAGCCGCGAAGCCTGTAGCTGGCAAGCCGAACCTGAAGCCGGCTTACCAGGTCCGCGCGGATCAGCCGGTCAACTCGTCCATTGAGCTCACCAAGGGCCTGGTCTCCATGTTCTCCTCCTACGCCCGGGACGAGGGTCAGAAGGAGACCTACGCGACGGCCGGTCAGTGCCTGTCGACCTTGGTGTACAACGCGGGCTTCAGCCAGGAGGCGCTGCACTTCTTCGCCGGCGGCGCACCCCTCGGCACCGGGTCGATCGTCGAACACCTACCGAACGACAAGGACAAGACGATCTGGCAGTCGCCGAGGTTCACCCAGGGGCTCGTCGACTGCACGACGAATGCGACGCCGACTCCCGTGCCCGGCCCCTGAGCGGGCGCCCATCAGGCAGACGAAGGGCCCGGTGCGATGTGTCGCATCGGGCCTTTTCTCTTCTCGCCGTCACGCGAAGGCGGGTGTGGTCCGCAGCAGGTGGCCCCGCCCGAGAGGAAAGGAATCGAGCAGGGCCACCTGCCGCGGCGATGCGCCGCCAGGGGGGACTGACTGGGCGCGGCTGCGACTCTACTGGTATTCGAGCGGAAGCGCAAAGAGCGCCAATGGCTTATCGAGTAGTCTTGACAAGATGGCCTCATAGATCAGTCAAATAAGGCGGGCGTCCCATCGGATCGTGCCGTGGGGTCAGCCTGATCACGGATCGCCTTCCTGGGCGCGCGCAGCGCGGATGGACTCCTCCAGGGCAGCCATCAGGTCCATAACCGCGGGAGCCTCCGGCGGCGCTGCGAGTTCCCCACCGCTGATCTTGGCCTCCACCAGGCGGTCCAGGGCCGCGGCGTAGTCGTCGTGCATCTCGGGCAACTCCTCGGCGCCCAGCGCTTCGACCAACGTTTGCGCCATCGCCAGTTCACGCTCGCTTACCGGCACACCAAACGCGCGGTCCTCGGGCGGAGGACGGCGCTCGCGCGGCCAGTACACCGTGTGCAACGCGAGGCGAGCGCCGTACGGGCGGACAACCACGGGCCGCTCGCGAGTCCTGAGCGCCGTCTTGCCAACGCCTACCCGACCGCTACGCGACAAAGCCGCGGCGAGCAGGGCATACGGTCGGGCCGATCCGGGCCCGCGCGGTGAAATGTAGTAACCACGGTCGAACCACAATGGGTCCACAGCGCTCGACGGGATGAAGCCGACCAGCTCCACCGTCCGCCGGGTCGGCAAGGGAAGCTGGGCAAGGTCCTCGTCTGACAGGATCACAGTGCCGGCCTCTGTGTTGATACCGCGGGCCACCTGCTCGTAGGGCACCTCATGTCCGGCCTCGCAGACGCGTCGATGCCGAATACGGCTCCGGCATCCCTCAACGCCGTGCACCTCATGCGCCCGTCCAGCGCTCTCCCCCTGCGTAGCCGGATACAGCTCTACCGATACGGCGATCAACCCCACCGACAGCGTCCCCACCCCCGCCGGCCTCATCCCCAGCCCCCGACGTCCGGACGCGCGTCAACGCACGCTGGCGAAGCTCGGGGACCTCGCCGGTCGCTGCGCAAGCAGGCATTGTGTACGCGGGGGCCGGAGATCACGCGCCCAGAGTCTCGGTATCTCGCCGTCGGCGCACGTTGACGGCACGCGGTGACCGCTACTCGGAGGCAGGCAGTCACCTGATGGGGTCCGTAACGCGGTAGCCCGTACGTCGAAGTACCGCAGGCAGAGCTCCTTCGCCGTGGGGCTGGACCACTCGGTGGTCGCGTCATTCCTTGACTTCCGTGCCGGAGGAGCGGGGGAGAGGCCAGGCGAGCTCCGTGCTGCCGCTCCTAGCGCTGGCCCACTCGCCACGGGGGCGAGGTGGAGCCGGTAGGAGGTCGGGGAACCAGCGGTGCGCCAGAAGGTGGCGACGGTCTGGACCTCGTCCCAGATGTCCCGGGGCCCGCAGGCCGCAACGGTCCAGCCCGGGGTGGGTGGTGGGCCAGGAGCCGCACGCGGGGGCGCCGATCCGGTGCCCCGGCCGGATATCCAGCTCCTGCAACAGGTCGACGGTCATGCCGACCGGACATCGACGTGATCGACCCACTGGCCAGAGGGCCCCTGGATTCGGCCGCCGGGGAGGATCGTTGCCTTCGGCAGCGGCGTGGCACGAGACACGGAAGCGCCGGCCGACCAACTGCGGATCACGCGGCCCGCCCAGCCGCCTACCGCCGCCCTGACGCCGATGACCGCCGTGATGGAAACGATCACGGCCGTACCCTCCGCCGAGATCGGCCCTCGCACCCCAGTAGTGCCAAACCACGTGGTGACGCCTGCTGAACGCGAACGCTCCGCTTCGTCAGTGCTGAGGGATGTGTTCAGGCAGCCTCTTCGCGGAGCAGGCGATAGGCCGCCTCAGCTGGTGGCGCCGACCAGGCGACGCATGATCGTCATCAGTTCGTTGGGCGGGGAGATGCTCATCGTCCGGCTTTCCTGGTCGAAGAGTGTGATCGATGTCAGGGTGCCGGCGCGCCACCAGAACACCCGGGAGGAGAGGCGTCCGGGGCCGTCCTCGTAGGCGCCTTGCCCGAACTGTGCCAAGGCGTTGGCGGCCTCGGCCACGTGCCTGTCGGTGAGCGGATAGAACACGAGGTTGTGCCGGTTCGGGACGACTAGCAGCACACCCTCGTCCGGTATGTCGGGGCCGTCGGCAGCCCGCACCGCCTCGTCGAAGACGAGCACCTTGCTGGCCGCGAACACCGACTCCGGGTGGCCGAGGATGTGGAGGACCGCGCCACCGGGGAGATCGTAGGTGTCGTAGTTGACCGGCTCGCTGAGCAAGTTGGTACGCGCGGTGGCCGCGAGGGTGTCCCATTCGACGAGGGCCACGTCGCGGTCATCGAGGACGCGGACGTTGTCAGGGGTGTCGAGGGCGATGCCCGCCAGGAGGTCTGTAGCCAGCGGTTGCAGGTAACTGAATTGCCCTCGTGCTTCCTCGGGTATCGATTCCTCGGCGACCAGCCTCAGGTACACGCTGCGCAGGGGGTCCGGGGCACTGCTGTGGTCGGTGCGGGCTGAAAGGTCACTCATACGCGGTTCCTTGGGTGAGCGGCCGCGGCGGGGTGCCGGGCACATCGGGTGGTCGTCGGGCGGCTCACAGTGGAGCAGCTCACCGATCAGATCATGCAGCTCCGCGCCGCCGCACGGGGACATCGGGTGCGGCCACCAGGCTGGCGCTGCGCTGGAGTTCCATGGCGATCAAGTCCTCGGCATCGTGAGACTGGCAATACGACCCACCACACAAACTCACCTCTTAAGGACTCCGTTGGGGAATCCGTGTTTCGAGCGCGGTGGCGTCGTTGGTCTTCGTGATCGATGTGTCGATGG includes:
- the ku gene encoding non-homologous end joining protein Ku encodes the protein MRPAGVGTLSVGLIAVSVELYPATQGESAGRAHEVHGVEGCRSRIRHRRVCEAGHEVPYEQVARGINTEAGTVILSDEDLAQLPLPTRRTVELVGFIPSSAVDPLWFDRGYYISPRGPGSARPYALLAAALSRSGRVGVGKTALRTRERPVVVRPYGARLALHTVYWPRERRPPPEDRAFGVPVSERELAMAQTLVEALGAEELPEMHDDYAAALDRLVEAKISGGELAAPPEAPAVMDLMAALEESIRAARAQEGDP